From a region of the Synechococcus sp. PCC 7502 genome:
- a CDS encoding HAD-IA family hydrolase has product MLFPKVIFFDAVGTLFGVQGSVGTIYSTIAHKYGVNAKFEDLDQAFFHDFKTAPKMAFPDVDRSQIPEYEYQWWRNIAKSTFNQVGALQDFKDFDAYFQEMYDFFATPEAWYIYEDVVPTLTYLQNQGVTLGIISNFDHRIYAVLESLELHNFFASITISTQVGAAKPDSQIFQAAIAKHQEVNPDQSHWHIGDSYKEDYEGAIKANLVGIWLNRYSSSEVSDRSINSLNFTISSMQDLISKVNSLLALN; this is encoded by the coding sequence ATGCTTTTTCCGAAAGTGATTTTTTTTGATGCTGTCGGTACTTTGTTTGGAGTGCAAGGTAGTGTAGGAACAATTTATAGCACGATCGCTCACAAATATGGTGTTAATGCTAAGTTTGAAGATTTAGATCAAGCATTTTTTCACGATTTTAAGACTGCCCCAAAGATGGCATTTCCTGATGTGGATCGATCGCAAATTCCTGAATATGAATATCAATGGTGGCGAAATATTGCTAAATCGACATTTAACCAAGTCGGAGCATTACAGGACTTTAAAGATTTTGATGCCTATTTTCAGGAAATGTATGACTTTTTTGCTACACCTGAAGCTTGGTATATATATGAAGATGTTGTTCCTACTCTAACATATTTGCAAAATCAAGGCGTAACTCTAGGTATAATTTCTAACTTTGATCACCGTATTTATGCTGTTTTAGAAAGCTTAGAGCTTCATAATTTTTTTGCATCAATAACGATTTCCACCCAAGTCGGAGCCGCAAAACCCGATTCTCAGATTTTCCAAGCAGCGATCGCTAAACATCAAGAAGTTAATCCTGATCAAAGCCATTGGCATATTGGAGACAGCTACAAAGAAGACTATGAGGGAGCTATTAAAGCCAATTTAGTTGGAATCTGGCTCAATCGCTATTCTAGTTCTGAAGTCAGCGATCGCTCTATTAATTCTTTAAATTTCACAATTAGTAGTATGCAAGATTTGATCTCTAAGGTAAATTCTCTGCTAGCTTTGAATTAA
- a CDS encoding SLBB domain-containing protein, whose amino-acid sequence MNKYTYLTSLVLATLPIFPSSTTAQPVVPLGTPTTPAALNSNFNPLVNVTLPEDIGKYTLGAGDGIQIAVFNVPELSGTQTIAPDGTITLALIGGIKISGLTIEETARLLEKKLAPYLVRKIVNVVLVQPRPLNIAIVGEVNRPGTRIIQASSTGSSNTQATTLTSAINLAGGVTQQADVSNIQVSRLAPGGQRRIIKADLLNLLRQGDINQDLKLLDGDSIFVPGLSDPTATQPRQVGAASFAPDTFSIQIAVSGEVNRTGPQTLTYSRNGGALVSAVGQTAVSNLLPTLTRALQQAGGITQRADVRNIKIIRSGVGGERIVINANLWELIDKGDLAQDIRLIDGDSVVVSIAQAPNTAEFGQIAKAVFSPSVINVRVVGEAKSPGTITLTPNAPFTEAIAAVGGLTSDADWRSVELYRINPDGSLTQRKLVANLSSPANEDTNPSLRDRDVIVIRTSFGASLLNSAQKAVNLIAPFITLSNLFNKN is encoded by the coding sequence ATGAATAAATACACTTACCTGACTAGCTTGGTGTTGGCAACATTACCAATATTTCCATCCTCCACTACTGCTCAGCCTGTAGTTCCCCTCGGTACCCCTACAACTCCCGCCGCCCTCAACTCTAACTTTAATCCTCTTGTCAATGTCACCCTACCAGAAGACATAGGTAAATACACGCTAGGTGCAGGAGATGGAATTCAAATTGCAGTTTTTAATGTACCTGAACTTAGCGGAACTCAAACAATTGCACCCGATGGCACCATCACCCTTGCGCTTATTGGTGGTATTAAAATTTCAGGTTTAACCATTGAAGAAACTGCACGACTACTAGAGAAAAAATTAGCACCATACCTAGTTCGTAAAATCGTTAATGTTGTTTTGGTTCAACCTCGTCCTTTGAATATCGCCATAGTTGGAGAAGTGAATAGACCCGGTACCAGAATTATCCAAGCATCATCTACAGGTAGTAGTAATACTCAAGCTACGACCTTGACATCAGCAATCAATTTGGCGGGTGGGGTCACCCAGCAAGCGGATGTCAGTAATATTCAAGTTTCCCGCTTGGCTCCTGGAGGACAGAGACGCATTATCAAAGCCGATCTCCTAAACTTACTACGTCAAGGAGATATTAATCAAGACCTGAAGTTACTGGATGGGGATTCAATTTTTGTCCCCGGATTAAGTGATCCGACCGCCACACAGCCAAGACAAGTGGGCGCTGCATCCTTTGCCCCTGATACCTTTTCCATTCAGATTGCGGTATCTGGAGAAGTTAATCGCACTGGGCCACAAACCTTAACCTATTCTCGTAATGGAGGTGCTTTAGTTTCTGCAGTCGGACAAACTGCCGTTAGTAATCTTCTCCCTACCTTAACCAGAGCCTTACAGCAAGCGGGGGGAATTACCCAAAGAGCAGACGTGCGGAACATTAAGATTATTCGCAGTGGTGTAGGGGGCGAACGAATTGTCATTAATGCTAATCTATGGGAACTAATAGATAAAGGCGATTTAGCACAGGATATTCGACTAATTGACGGAGATTCCGTGGTTGTTTCCATCGCACAAGCTCCAAATACGGCGGAATTTGGTCAGATTGCCAAAGCTGTATTTTCTCCATCGGTAATTAATGTCAGGGTTGTGGGCGAAGCTAAGTCCCCTGGCACTATTACCCTAACCCCTAATGCTCCCTTTACCGAGGCTATCGCTGCCGTCGGGGGGTTAACAAGTGATGCCGATTGGCGTAGTGTCGAGTTATATAGAATTAATCCCGATGGTTCCCTAACTCAACGCAAGTTGGTTGCCAATTTATCCTCACCTGCCAACGAGGATACTAATCCTAGCCTTAGAGATCGTGATGTGATCGTGATCCGCACGTCTTTTGGTGCTAGTTTATTAAATTCTGCCCAAAAAGCAGTGAACCTAATTGCGCCATTTATTACCCTTTCCAACTTATTTAACAAAAATTAA
- a CDS encoding UDP-glucuronic acid decarboxylase family protein gives MRILVTGGAGFIGSHLCDRLIEAGNEVICLDNFYTGHKRNIQHLLEHPRFELIRHDITEPITLEVDQIYHLACPASPVHYQSNAIKTIKTNVIGTMNMLGLAKRLKARFLLASTSEVYGDPEIHPQSEDYWGNVNPIGIRSCYDEGKRISETLAFDYHRQNAVDIRVARIFNTHGARMLENDGRVVSNFVVQALKGIPLTVYGDGSQTRSFCYVSDLVEGLIRLMNGTYIGPVNLGNPGEYTILQLASTIQRMVNPDVDIVFKPLPQDDPRRRQPDISKAKHWLDWEPKVQLEEGLAMTIAYFREFLRNTQAQ, from the coding sequence ATGCGGATTTTAGTTACTGGTGGTGCTGGCTTTATTGGTTCTCATCTTTGCGATCGCCTGATTGAAGCAGGAAATGAAGTTATTTGTTTAGATAATTTCTACACAGGACATAAGCGCAATATTCAACATCTACTTGAGCATCCTCGATTTGAGTTGATTCGCCATGATATTACTGAACCAATCACCTTAGAAGTCGATCAAATTTACCACCTTGCCTGTCCAGCCTCTCCTGTGCATTACCAATCCAATGCGATCAAAACCATTAAAACCAATGTCATCGGTACTATGAATATGCTAGGGCTGGCAAAACGACTAAAGGCAAGATTTTTATTGGCATCTACCTCTGAAGTTTACGGTGATCCTGAAATTCATCCTCAATCGGAAGACTATTGGGGGAATGTTAATCCCATCGGTATTCGTAGCTGCTACGACGAAGGTAAGCGTATATCTGAAACCCTAGCCTTTGATTATCATCGCCAAAATGCAGTTGATATTCGAGTTGCCCGTATATTCAATACCCACGGTGCCAGAATGCTAGAAAATGATGGGCGGGTTGTCAGTAATTTTGTGGTGCAGGCATTAAAGGGTATTCCCCTAACGGTGTATGGTGATGGTTCTCAAACTCGCAGTTTTTGCTATGTTTCCGATTTGGTTGAAGGTTTGATCCGCCTGATGAATGGCACTTACATTGGACCTGTAAATTTGGGGAATCCGGGAGAGTATACAATTTTACAATTGGCATCGACAATTCAGCGTATGGTTAACCCCGATGTCGATATTGTATTTAAGCCTTTGCCCCAAGATGATCCCCGTCGCCGTCAACCTGATATTTCTAAAGCTAAGCATTGGTTAGATTGGGAGCCTAAGGTGCAGTTAGAAGAGGGACTAGCGATGACGATCGCTTACTTTAGGGAATTTTTAAGAAATACTCAAGCTCAATAG
- a CDS encoding UDP-glucose/GDP-mannose dehydrogenase family protein has translation MKVCVIGTGYVGLVTGACLAYIGHDVICVDNNETKVKLMASGQSPIHEPGLPEIMQAAIAQQKINFTTDIAAGVDHGDVLFIAVGTPSLPDGQSDTRYVEAVARSIGSHLKQGYKVIVNKSTVPIGSGDWVRMIVLEGMAETQAQAEFDIVSNPEFLREGVAVDDTFNPDRIVLGSTSSQAIELMEQLYADIINRKFANPANQGLPPVPVVKTDISSAEMIKYAANAFLAVKISFINEVANICDRVGADVKEISRGIGLDSRIGQKFLQAGIGWGGSCFGKDVSALIHTASDYGYSTEILKSCVKVNQQQRLVVLEKLQQVLKILKGKTIGLLGITFKPDTDDLRDAPALTLIDQLNRLGTRVKAYDPIVSQSGLRDGLSNVIVETDPERLADGCDALVLVTDWKQFQDLDYGKMLTLMNNPVIVDARNFLDRTKLEALGFKYVGIGR, from the coding sequence ATGAAAGTTTGTGTAATTGGCACAGGATATGTGGGGTTAGTTACTGGTGCGTGCTTGGCATATATCGGTCATGATGTCATCTGTGTTGATAACAATGAAACTAAGGTTAAATTAATGGCATCAGGGCAGTCCCCCATCCACGAGCCGGGGCTACCAGAAATTATGCAAGCGGCGATCGCTCAACAGAAAATTAACTTTACCACTGACATTGCCGCAGGAGTGGATCACGGTGATGTTTTATTTATTGCTGTAGGTACTCCATCTTTACCAGACGGGCAGAGTGATACCAGGTATGTAGAGGCTGTAGCTCGTAGTATTGGTTCCCATCTAAAACAGGGCTATAAAGTCATTGTCAATAAATCAACGGTTCCCATTGGTTCTGGGGATTGGGTACGGATGATTGTTTTAGAGGGCATGGCAGAGACTCAAGCTCAGGCTGAATTTGATATTGTCAGTAATCCCGAATTTCTACGCGAAGGTGTGGCAGTTGACGACACGTTTAATCCCGATCGCATCGTTTTAGGCAGTACTAGTTCTCAAGCGATTGAGTTAATGGAACAGCTATATGCCGATATTATTAACCGTAAATTTGCTAACCCTGCTAACCAAGGACTACCACCTGTACCTGTTGTCAAAACCGATATTAGTTCGGCGGAAATGATTAAGTATGCTGCTAATGCGTTCTTGGCAGTGAAAATTAGCTTTATTAATGAAGTGGCAAATATTTGCGATCGCGTTGGTGCTGATGTCAAAGAAATTAGCCGTGGGATTGGCTTAGATTCTCGCATTGGACAGAAGTTTCTCCAAGCTGGGATTGGTTGGGGTGGCTCCTGTTTTGGTAAAGATGTCTCCGCTCTGATTCACACCGCCTCTGACTATGGCTATAGTACGGAAATTCTTAAGTCCTGCGTTAAAGTTAACCAACAGCAACGTTTGGTGGTCTTGGAAAAGTTGCAACAGGTTTTGAAAATCCTGAAGGGTAAAACCATTGGGCTGTTAGGAATTACTTTTAAGCCCGATACCGATGATCTGCGGGATGCTCCAGCTTTAACTTTAATTGACCAACTTAATCGGCTGGGAACTCGGGTTAAGGCTTACGACCCAATTGTTTCCCAGTCTGGACTGCGAGATGGGCTATCCAACGTGATTGTCGAAACCGATCCCGAACGCTTGGCTGATGGTTGTGATGCCTTGGTGTTAGTTACTGACTGGAAGCAATTTCAAGACCTAGACTATGGCAAGATGCTAACTCTGATGAATAATCCTGTAATTGTTGATGCGCGTAATTTCCTAGATCGCACAAAATTGGAAGCTCTAGGCTTTAAGTATGTGGGGATTGGGCGGTAG